Below is a genomic region from Pogoniulus pusillus isolate bPogPus1 chromosome 33, bPogPus1.pri, whole genome shotgun sequence.
cttgagtgctgtgtccagttctgggctcctccattcaagagagatgttgcaataCTGaacgtgtccacaggagggcgacaaagctgtgaggggcctggagcagagccctgtgaggagaggctgagggagctgggggtgtgcagcctgcagcagaggaggctcagggcagagctcattgctggctacaactgcctgcagggaggctgtagccaggtggggttgggctctgctgccaggcaagcagcaacagaagaaggggacacagcctcaggttgtgccaggggaggtctaggctggatgtgaggaggaagttgttggcagagagagtgattggcattggaatgggctgcccagggaggtggtggagtggctgtgcctggaggtgttcaagcaaagactctgccatggtctggttaattggcagggctgggtgctaggttggactggctgagcttggaggtctcttccaacctgcttgattctatgattctatgtccctgcccgtggagGGGGATTTGAAGtagatctttaaaggtcccttccaactcaaggcagtctgtgattctagcaGGGTGTAAGACCAGCAAGGCTTTTGTGCTTCAGTTTGGCTGGGCATGAAGGTTGTACCAAGCTAAGGAATGAAAACAGAGACACCCTCTAACTCTGAAGGAGTTCCTGGATGAGAACTGTGAGGCTCACAACAGAGAACAGATAAATTAAATGGGAAAGCACAGGTACTTCAAAGCACTTTCTTCTCAGCAGAGAGTTTAACCACAGCAGTCAACTGGCAGTGATTTTTCTTCCTAGAGTTGATGTCTAATTACTAAATTGTATTGCCCAAATCAACATAAATAAGCCTGCAGGATCCTTTTAAACACCATTATACTGACAGCTTATGTTGAATAAGAAACCTGAGCATCTCTGGGGTTCTTTTGTTGTTCAAAAGCTGCTTtccaagctcaggctgctgctgaagtttaGATTCAGGAGAATtcaaaacaaacagcagcaaaagcctAGAAAGAATTGTTTGGGAGGTTTCTGTATTGGAATAAATTCCAAGAGCAGAAGCAAAAAGGTCAGATGTGGCTTCTTGATCTGTTCTCTGCTACTGCTGTCATACAAAGCACAGGAGAGCCTAATAGGACATCTGGAGATTTTCCAGGTGGCATCAAAACCTTGGTTGTGCACCAGACCTCTCCAGAGCCTGCCAAAACAAACCACTTCGGGAGACAGTGcagagcactgagctgctgaggggagatgttttgtttgggcttttgaTTTCTACAGGCACCAGCCTAAGGAGAcgttgctgtggcaggggctgtgcATTCAGTTTCATCCCACTGGAAACATTCCATACCATGCCTACATATCCACAGCATGCCAGAATTGGTGGTGGGACCTGCTGGGGTTTTTTGCCAGTCTCTACATGAGGCAGCCCCAGTTGTATACAAAGCCTTACACATGCTCTGGTTTCCATACAGTTCAGTCCCTCCACTTAGCTAAGGACCAGCAGCATCCCAAACCTACACCCTGCTCCCACTGGAGAGGGTTGCATACAAAGCCTTACACATCCTCTGGTTTCTCTACAGTTCGGTCCCTCCACTTAGCTAaggtccagcagcatcccaacaCCTACACCCTGCTCCCACTGGAGACACCAGGAGCTCTGCAACCAAACTAGCAGGGTTTGAATCCTTTCTGTTGGCACTATTTGGAGCACTCAcgaagagaagaagcagaggaAGTCCCACGGAGGAACATCTGCAGGCCATCCTCACTGTCACTGGtgctggccatgctgttccTCATCTGCATCACCGAGAGCTGCGAGCAAAGGCTGGGCTGCCGGTCAGTCTTTTTTGAAGCCTGAGAAAAGAAACCCAGGATTTTAATCAAGGTATCAAGCAAATGAATGAGAAAAAGCATGGTTCCTCTGTGGGAGATGCTCTGGTCTCAGCTATTTGTGGCTAGAGCAGAAGTTCCTATGCAgtgttgaggagaggctgagggagctgggggtgtgcagcctgcagcagaggaggctcagggcagagctcattgctgtctgcagctacctgcagggaggctgtagccaggtggggttgggctcttctgccaggaaaccagcaacagaacaaggggacacagtctcaagttgtgcaagggcagatctaagctggatgttaggaggaagttgttgtcagagagagtgattggcattggaatgggctgcccagggagatggtggagtggccatggctggaggtgttcaagcaaagactctgccatggtctggttgattggccagggctgggtgctagtttggtctggatgagcttggagctctcttccaacttgcctgattctatggttctatgactgaaATGAGAACAGATGTCAGTAATCTACTGGGacactgaaaagaaaggaaaaatcagATTAAATCTTCCATTTCAGTTGTTCTGTGCTGAACTTTTCATGTCATTTCCAACAGAAAGGGTGGCTTTTGGTCTTTTAGGTATGATGCTCTGCAATTAATTATACCTCTGTATTTATTGTGCTTTGTGATGTATTGAGCCTTGTCCTCCTTGCTAAACATGACAGCAGGCTGGGTAGAGAGCTCAGCAATTTATGGCCTTACAGGAGCTTGGGCACTGTCCTGGTTATTCATTTCCTCATGTTAGAAGAGAGTAAAACATCCTTCCTTCTTGGCATCTGAGCATTTGGCCCTTGATTTAACTGAAGGCAGACAAAATGTATCACATGAACATTATCCCCTCTCTGTCAGATGGTCTTGGGAGCTTCCACTTGCTTTGAGCAGTGTTTCTGAGACTGTCAGATGTACTTAGGAGTTTCCATTGCTTTGTGCAGTCTTCCTGAGACTGTCAAACAGTCTCAGAAGCTTCCATTTGCTTTGAGTCCTTCCTGAGAAGTCTTTGCACTCTAATGTTAATGTGCAACCATACCTTGTACCTTAAGCATTCCTGCAAGCCagaaagctgttccagtgtATGTGAGTGCAGCAATCAATGACAAAAGCATAATGGATACCTCCACTGAACCTTCCCAGGCAGGAGAAGCATCTTTTTAGCCCTCAGCCATCACGTCTACTGCCTAGCTAGAAATAGCTCTGCTTGTCAGTCAGCTCTGAATCTCATTTACTCATCTTTCTTGCACATGACTGTACTAACTTTAAACCAAACTTGCTCCTGACAACAACCTTACACTGAGCCATAGTTTGGCACTGGAAGGCAATGAGTCTGAAttcagctgctgagagcagtgtgctagacaaaaaaaaagaagagaaaaaaaaaaggtgttttaaGACAATTtaaagttcacaggatcacaggagcacaggctcacagggtgttaggggttggaagggacccaaggagatcatcgagtccaacccccctgccagagcaggacaatcctatctaacagatcacagaggaacacatccagacaggccttgaaaggctccagagaaggagactctaaaacctctctgggcagcctgtgccagtgctctgggacccttccaggaaagaagttcctccttgtgtgagctgaaacctcttttgctgcaacttacacccattgctccttgacctatgccagggagcagtgagcagagcctgtcatcccctcagatacttataaacatttatccaatcccctctcagtcttctcttctccagactaagcagccccagggccctcagcccctcctcatcagccatgccctccagtcccttaaccatcctcatagccctctgctagaccctctccagcagatccctgtccctcttcaactggggagcccaaaactgaacacagttttcAAGTAACAAAGCATCTATGTGGAGGAGGAAAGCTGCCAAGTTAAATCTCTTGTTGCTTACCTTGTCATTTAAGGTTGGGTCGTTCAATGAGTAGAGTTTATTGGTAATGTCTTTGCCAATCAGGTACTTAAAGATCTCGTAGAGGAATGGCTCAGATTCCAAGAAATAGGTCAGCCTTTCCCTGGACCAGCACAGGAACTTGCAGTTATCATCTGCAATGATGGTGACCTGAGAAAAGACATCATAGaatggaaacacagaatggaaccacagaatgtcaggggctggaagggacctcaaaagctcctttggtccagcccctctgccagagcaggcacaaccatagaatggtttaggatggaagtgacctcaaagctcagccagttccaactccctgccataggcagggacacctcccactagaacctcaaggcctcatccaacctgatcctgaacacctccagggaggttgtggagcacagaagcacccaatgtggcagattccccatccctggaggtgtttaagaggaggctggatgaggcacttagtgccatgggctaggtaataggttgggctcagtgatcctttccaacctggttaattctgcagtggacatggtttaacaccagATTTGCTGGAATCAtggactcaagcaggttggaagagacctccaagctcagccagtccaacctagcacccagccctttccctgccaaccagaccatggcactaagtgccccagccaggcttggcttcaacacctccagggatggcaactgcaccacctccctgggcagcccattccaatgccaatcactctctctgacaacaacttcctcctaacatccagcctagacctcctctggcatggttgggctcaatgatctgaaaggttTTTTCCAGCTGCGGTGGTTCTCTGCTTCTACAACTCAGCTCTCGACAGCCGGAGAGGAGCCTGCAGGCTCAGCcgccctgtgccagcagagggcaACGACACAGCAGAGCCTGCGCCGCTCGGCGGTGCCCAGCGGTGGCTCTGCGGGGCAAAGGTGGGCACCTCCCGAGGGACGGGCTGCTCGCTGCTAGCGCAGGCTGCTCGCACACCCTGAAGAGCAGCACTATGCAAAGCCTGCGGAGTAAGGGGAGCTTGGCACACCCGGGCGGATCCGAGCTGCAGCCGGCAATGAAGGCGCTGCCCGAGCAAGCACTTGGCAGCGCTGCCAGCAGATGGGGGCCGTAAGGTTCAAGCCTCCTGCGGCGGCAGGGCTGATCGGGTCTGTGcggcagccacagcccagctcgGCAGGGGAGGATGCCACTCCACGCCAGATCGCAGCCGTTTAAGGCAGACAAAAGATTGAGGACGGAGCCTTTTCCCTTCAAAAGGACCAATCTGTATCCAGTGGCTTAGGAGAGAaagaggctgtgccaggagggcaGAGTGCATCTGGGCAATTCCTTTGGCGTTAAGCCTAGTGTTTGACTGGAAGATATGACATCAGACCCTGCTTTTAGAGTCTGTGttgctctcttcccctccctttctgccagggtATCACTCAGTCAGCCACAGCCTGGCCATTATCACACAGGGAACTTCAAGTAAGAGATAACAAAATCACTATTTCAGTTCTCTAACAGTGCTTCCCCCCAGGGGCTATAGGATAGTATGAGAGGggatggactgaagcttgaagagggcagatttagactggagattaggaagaaattcttgacagtgagggtgggtagacacaggttgctcagggaggttgtggatgccccctctctggaggtgttcaaggcctcatccaacctggccttgagcaacctgggctagtggaaggcatccctgcccctggcagtgggattggaactggatctttaaggttctttccaacccatcCCATGAATTATTTTAGCATGTTCACTTAATTTAAGAATCTATGAATATCCTTTAATGCAGCAGTATAATGCCACTGCTAGACAGACTGCTCTGCTAACTCCATCATGACATCGTTTAAAACGTTTCACAGCATTTCAGAGTTACTCTGGGGATGATCCTTCATGGATCACCAGGGCTAGAAAGATGGAAGGAAAAGccaaaaataaaatcaccaccaacaccaccaaaaaTAACTAAAATAACAATGCcagtatcaggagcagtgtgggcagcaggacaagggaggttcttctgcccctggactcagcactgctcaggccacaccttgagtgctgtgtccagttctgggctcctcaattcaagagagatgttgcagtactgaacgtgtccacaggagggcgccaaagctgtgaggggcctggagcacagccctgagaggagaggctgagggagctgggggtgtgcagcctgcagcagaggaggctcagggcagagctcattgctgtctgcaactgcctgcagggaggctgtagccaggtggggttgggctctgctgccaggcaagcagcaacagaagaaggggacacagtcacaggttgtgccaggggaggtctaggctggatgtgaggaggaagttgttgtcagagagagtgattggcattggaatgggctgcccagggaggtggtggagtctctgtggctggaggtgttgaagccaatcctggctggggcacttagtgccatggtctggttgattgtgtagggctgggtgctaggttgggctggctgagcttggaggtctcttccaacctggatgattctatgggtTCTaagtggattctatgattctaagtcaagCAGTTCAGCACTGATGGAATCCATCCTCATCAGCTTACATCCCAGGGAGATTTAACCCCAAACTCATACCTGGAATTTCTCTCCCCGGTTCATCTGTGTGGAGCGGAATTCAGGAGAATCTATAAAGGCACAGGGGTAGATATTGTGCAGGAAATGCCCTCGATAAGACACCTTcattctggaaagaaaaaatgcATGAAAGGACATTTTAAAAGGCATGGAAGCCGATGCATTCAGTCTGGGTTTGGATAGGGGCATAGGCAGTGCTAAAGCAGGAGGGAGCAAGCAAAACATCTGCTGGAAtttcagccccagagctgccctctTTTCCACCTGCACCTCCACTGACTCCAagcagaacaggctgccaggcaaACTGGGTTGCTAAACATGGGGTGTGTGTCCTCAAAACAAGATGAAAGAGGTCTGCAGGGTCATGGTCTACAGCCAGAGAAGAATCAGACTTCCTTTAGGGAAGTAGCTTTGCAGCAACCAGCAGCTAATGGCTTCAGGAAAACAATGGAGCCTGCCTTTACTGCTCCTATCAACAGGACCTGGTTAAAACACTGGCCAGAGGCTAGCAAGAGCTTCAAGCCTGGCCACAGACATTTATTTTCTCATTCTCACCTGGGTCACATCAGTCCCTTGGCACCAGAGATGCCCCTTCCTGCCTGCAACTCCAATGAGCTTGTCATGAGGTCTGCTGGAGGGGCAGTCCCtcctccacccccccacctAATGCACAGTATTTTTAACCTTACAGCCTGAGAATGCACTGAGAAGATGACTTAGGTATCTAAGACTCAAACAAACCTTGTTCTGGAAGACTCTGCCTTTGGTACAACATAAATACAGCTCCCATTAAAACCcatgcagctgcacacacacctgGGGACATTGTATGCTCCCAGCAGGAAGCATCACAGCCATTTGAAAGCAGTGCCACAAACACTCTAGGGCTACAGGTTACTCAGCCACAGACCAGAACTCTCTACAAACAGGAACATTTCAAAGCTAAACAAAACCTCCAACAACTCTCTGATCTATTCAGCCATCACATCAAACATGAGACTGGACCCAGGCTTTATAGAACCTACTTCCCCTTCAGGAGGATGCTTAGCCTATCATCAACTGAGGTTTTATCTTCTGCAGCATAGGCTTGACCTGGCTTTAAAGTCTGAATGTTGCAGAATTGTCCAGTTAGTCTCTGGAAGAGCTCTGGAGGCACATGGAGAGGTTCAAACATTCTCTTGTAGAGGCTGCTCAGTTCCTTCTCTATCTTGATCTAGAATGCCAAGACAAAAGACATCAACAAACACAGGCATTAGTTAGAGAAGGGTGAGCCTGCACATAGGCTTTAGTTGCTACATGTGAGTGACATCATatatcagtcagggctggaagggaccacaaggatcaggcagttccagcccccttgctgtgggcagggacagctcacactagatcaggctgtccacagcctcatccaggctgaccTTAAACATCTGCAGGAAGGAggcttgaccacctccctgggcaacccatcccaggctctcaccaccctcatgctgaagaacttcttcctaatatccagtctgactctacccatttctagctttttttcctatcactccctgatatccaaaaaagtccctccccagatttcctgtagccccccttaagacactgaaaggccacaataaggtcgcCTTTGACTTCCATGAGGTTTCAGCAAGAAAAGGAGTGGTAAAGTGTGACATCTTTTCCACAGACACTGCCTAGGACAAGGTGACCCAAACCTTATCTGAAGTCAGCCAGTGGCACACTGTGGCTGTGGAATGCTGTTCCACCCCAGGAGCACATTTCATCAGACACAAGGTGTCTTCTGAGACTTCTGCTGGTGTAACAGTGAGGAGGACTTGGGCCAGAAgtacagaggggaaaagaaaagataaaaaaataaaccaaaaagagGTTGCTGGCATCTTTCACTCCCCATGCACACCTCCTTCTGGGCATCTCTCAAGCTCTTCTGGGAGCCCTTTCCATCCCCGAGCTTCTTGGCTTACTTGCAGTAGAGCAACAAGTAAGtcctgaaaaacaaacccatccTATGAAAACCAGATGTGAtggaggacaaaaaaaaaccaccccaaaacatTGCCAGATGAACATCCCACATCTAGGAACCCACCCAaactcaggcagcagcaaagaggGAAAGGATGCTGGCTGAAACCCAGCAGCCTGGAAATCTTTCCTGAATGAAGGCAGCAGGGAACGAGACAGTGTCCTGAATTCCCTGTgacagcagaggcagcctgaACAAAGGCTGCATATTTGGTGGGAGGGAAACAAAGGAGAACAAGAGGCACCAGATAATGAAAAGATAAAATATGCATAGGACAGAGAATAAGGAAAAGCAtccaagaaaaaggaaaaaaggaggaaggaaaggagaaagtcaACCCTTCAACAAATCAGGAAGTTCCAAGTTGGTGCCACTTTCTACATCTGTTTGTGTTGCAACATTAAGAacaggggagaagagagagggctggagagcctctcctgtaaattcaggctggaagaaccagggctgttcagcctggagaagagaaggctccagggacaccccggagctgcatttcagtagctgaaggaagcctacaggaaggttggggagggactgtttagaagggcttgtggtgataggatgagggagaatggtttgaaagtggagcaggggagattaaggctggacatcaggaggaagatcTGCAcaaagagtggtgagacactgcaacagggaTGTGGTCGAGGCACcctccttggagacattcaagatcagactggatgtggctctggttggatgtgctctgtttggaggtgtccctgcttgcctgcgagggggttggacaagatgaccttagagggtcccttccaaccagaggCACTTCGTGACTCtggatgctgcaggcagactTTAGGTGGTCCCCCTCAGGCAGACCTTAGGTGGTCCCTCTCACACCAGACTGTTCACTcttcaccagcacagctgactGCTCCTGCAGTCATCCCCGTGGGTCATGTTCCAAGTGAGCCATATGGGTAGGTGTAATGTTTTGTTCAGCAGTGGTTGAAATATCCTGGGATGCTGCCAGAGCTTCGACTCAGAGCTCTGTAGAGACACTGATTAGACTCTTTCAGCTTCCACTCAGACTAAAAAAGCCAAATCTCTAAAGCTCCAAGGAGTCAAAGGCACAGAAATACTCTTCTGGTCAGAAAAGAAACTTGCTGCTCCatttaataaaataaataattaacaACTGCACAGATCAATTATTCATTTTGTAATATCACCAACTTCTCATTATTCTtccattcctttctttccttaaaAACATCATTTGTGCAGATGACTAAATAAAATTGATTTTGAGATGGGCAATGCAATAgctgcaggcagaaaaaaaacctcattcAAAATGAGTTCCTGAGAGCTTTGTTTTAGCTTTTTGGTTTTAAACCTGCTGTGATTTTacatggtgcagcagacagcagggtCATGGCCAACTAGCAGAAATACAGTGCAGCTTCACCATGCTGTCATTCATTGAATGTGCTAAAAgaattcatggaatcatttagattggaagggaacttcaagatcatccagttccagcccccctgccatgggcagggacactttccaccagcccaggttgctcaaagcctcagccagcctggcctggaacacctccaaggagtgagcatccacaacctccctgggcaacctgtgtcagtgtttcaccaccctcactgttaagaatttcttctcaatctccagcctaagtctgccctactcaagcttcaatccattccaaggtgaccttcttgtggccttccagattctgaaggggcctccaaaaaagctggggagggactttttaggctgtcagggagtgacaggactggggggcatggagcaaagctgaaggtggggagagtgaggctggaggtgaggaggaagttgttgagcatgagagtggtgagaggctggaatgggttgcccagggaggtggttgagaccccatccctggaggtgtttcaggccaggctggctgaggctgtgtgcaacctgctctagcgtagggtgtccctgggcacagcaggggggttggaactgcctgctccttgtggtcccttccaaccctgcctgattctatgattctaaagcttTAATTTTTGTTGCACCTTCCTaggctgccagagcagtgcagctgccATACTTACTGGCCTTCTTTTGTACACCAGGTAGATGAAATGCAAGAGGTTGACCACCAAAAACACAGAGTTCCAGATCATGATGTCCAAGGCACAGCGGTAGAGCGTAGCCCAAATGATGAACAATGCACACCCTGTGACAGTGGAGAGAAGGCAGTGAAATCCCACTGAGCTGTAAACACACCCATACCGAGGCAGCAGGAACCTGCCCACCCCCAAAGCCAGCACACCCTCCaagctttgctgcagtcagGCTCTGTGGAGCCATGCCTGCACTGGTAGGAGAGCTGCAACACTACAAACACGCAccaagagcaggctggcagctgcatgGGGTCCTGTGGCATGGGACTGCAATCCTGGCATGGCAAGAATTCACATCAGGactggggaagagcagaaagGTATAGCCCAGAatgggactcaatgatctgggAGATtttttccaatccaaacaacttttctcaccctggagaagaggaggctcaggacagacctcattgctttctacaactacttgaagggatgttgtggccaggtggggttgggctcttctgccaggcacccagagacatagcctcaagctttgccagggcaggttcagactgggtgttaggaagaagttcttgacagagagagtgattggcattggaatgggctgcccaggaaggtggtggagtccccatccctgaaggtatttaagaggaggctggatgaggcacttggtgccatgggttagttaatgagaagggttaggtgataggttggactggatgatctcagaggtcttttccaacctggctaattctgtgatgaGGATTCTATGGGAGGTGGTATCCAGGCAAAAGGGATTCtttagtatgagggtggtggaacacatTCCACAGGTtgcagaggaggtggtggaggccccatccctggagacctccaagatcaggcttgtcagggctctgagcaacctgacctagacgttggacttggtgatagaggttggacttggtgatcctgatgcaagctggatgcttctgtgattgtgtAGAGGAGAAtgtgctgctgactgcaggagtgtTGGGCAAGATGATCTTTAGATgcccctttccaacccagtgcattctctgactctacGATCAAGCTTCTCAAGGCAAACCTTACTTCTTGCAGTCACAGCAGGCAATGTGCTTAACTGGAATCTAAAA
It encodes:
- the BVES gene encoding blood vessel epicardial substance isoform X1: MAWLEQSCSSSWELLWVEETFWSACKTDCSSPERAAREALKSFKGVSKMDTTAKSPLAVPPLGFSPDSNATLVPFNETACENWKEIHHLVFHVANICFAAGLVIPTTLNLHMIFLRGLLTIGCALFIIWATLYRCALDIMIWNSVFLVVNLLHFIYLVYKRRPIKIEKELSSLYKRMFEPLHVPPELFQRLTGQFCNIQTLKPGQAYAAEDKTSVDDRLSILLKGKMKVSYRGHFLHNIYPCAFIDSPEFRSTQMNRGEKFQVTIIADDNCKFLCWSRERLTYFLESEPFLYEIFKYLIGKDITNKLYSLNDPTLNDKASKKTDRQPSLCSQLSVMQMRNSMASTSDSEDGLQMFLRGTSSASSLRPGRTSPYLRTSARMKPIEESVEDDVFEAPSADKLELQHLP
- the BVES gene encoding blood vessel epicardial substance isoform X2 → MAWLEQSCSSSWELLWVEETFWSACKTDCSSPERAAREALKSFKGVSKMDTTAKSPLAVPPLGFSPDSNATLVPFNETACENWKEIHHLVFHVANICFAAGLVIPTTLNLHMIFLRGLLTIGCALFIIWATLYRCALDIMIWNSVFLVVNLLHFIYLVYKRRPIKIEKELSSLYKRMFEPLHVPPELFQRLTGQFCNIQTLKPGQAYAAEDKTSVDDRLSILLKGKMKVSYRGHFLHNIYPCAFIDSPEFRSTQMNRGEKFQVTIIADDNCKFLCWSRERLTYFLESEPFLYEIFKYLIGKDITNKLYSLNDPTLNDKASKKTDRQPSLCSQLSVMQMRNSMASTSDSEDGLQMFLRGTSSASSLRNNQQEFYNAYGVSRLQHDVFC
- the BVES gene encoding blood vessel epicardial substance isoform X3; amino-acid sequence: MAWLEQSCSSSWELLWVEETFWSACKTDCSSPERAAREALKSFKGVSKMDTTAKSPLAVPPLGFSPDSNATLVPFNETACENWKEIHHLVFHVANICFAAGLVIPTTLNLHMIFLRGLLTIGCALFIIWATLYRCALDIMIWNSVFLVVNLLHFIYLVYKRRPIKIEKELSSLYKRMFEPLHVPPELFQRLTGQFCNIQTLKPGQAYAAEDKTSVDDRLSILLKGKMKVSYRGHFLHNIYPCAFIDSPEFRSTQMNRGEKFQVTIIADDNCKFLCWSRERLTYFLESEPFLYEIFKYLIGKDITNKLYSLNDPTLNDKASKKTDRQPSLCSQLSVMQMRNSMASTSDSEDGLQMFLRGTSSASSLLTGPAEHLP